CCCCAACTTTCGTTTCCGATAAAATTTTAATTTTTTCAGTATGATTTCCTCTAATCATATATGCTTCATATGCACTCAATTCTTTTTCTCGATATGGTCTTTGGACTTCTACTATAGATTGATCATTTAAACGAACCATTGAAATAGCAGTGTTTAATTTCTTCATGGCTGTTGAAGTCTCATCGTAACTTCTAGTCATTTGACTATTCATACCAAAAATCAGATGAATTCCATAATTTGCACCTTCTGAAATTACTTTTGCCAACTGAGATTGTGAAGTCGATGACAATTGATTATTAATAGCTTCCATGTCCGTGAACAAAACAATAATTGGACTTAGCTGTTGTATATATTCCCTTAATGAAGAGATACCATCTTCTCGTTGTTCAACATACGTTTCTTGACGAGCTTGCTGTGCTTCCAATAATTGTTCGATTAGCGCTGTTGTATCATCCGGTTTTTGGATATATTGATAGTTATCTCTTTTTAATGAGCTGAACTTCGCTGTTACCTGATCCACAATTAATAATTGTGGTGAAATTGTAGAATGTTCTATTGTATATAAAATCGCTTCATATGCTTGCTTAAATCTTCGTTCAGTATCAGCAATTACTAAAAGATGTTGTTGAGAATTGAAATCTAAAGATACCGCTTCTACATTTTCCAGATCAACTGCAAATGGCAATCTATTTTCAACATATGACTGTTTAACGGAAGGTAATGCAAGGAAGAATTCTTCTGTAACATGTTCTGGAACCATCGGAATTGCGGCAGGTATCTTTCCATTCCAATTACGACTTATATGTTCAATATGACTTCTTAGGTTTTCAGATACTTGAAGATCATCCTCACCATTCGCAGGCATTGCCACTTGCATTAGTGTTACATCATCTAACTTGATAAGAGCACGTCCTGCTATTTCCTCTATTGCAACATCCGATTTCCCCATAATACCTCTACTTTCTGTTTGATCAATCATATACAGAGCTATTTGAGTTTTTATATTTATTAATATGGGTGTTCGTATTGCTAGCTGTCGACTAGCTGTTAAAACTAGGAATATACCAAGTCCTACACCATCTCGTGCGATTTTCGTCATAAGTTCATCGAATTCATCTTTTAATGATGATTCACTTACTGCGTCCATTACATCAATAAAAATCACAATATCTGGTAAGACTTCATGCGTTAAATCTTTATACATTGCTGAATTAGGAACTCCATATTCGCTCAATAACTTTTTCCTTTTTTTAATAATACCGGAAACTCGTTTTATCCATTTTTGCATTTTTTGTTCTTCATCTAATCGAATCATATCTGCTGCATGAGGAAGCTTTGATAATGGTAATAACCCATTTGTACCAAAATCAAGTAAATAGAAATGAACTTCTTCTGGTGTATAGTGATCTGCTATTTCCATTGCTATAGTTTGTAACATAGTACTTTTTCCAAACCCAGGGCTAGCAAAAATTGCAACATGACCATCTTTCATGAAATCTAGAGTGAATGGTTTTTGCAGTTGTTCATGTGGTAAATCAAGCATTCCGATTTGAGCGACTAAATGAGTTGTTTCTAATAATTGATGTTCAAGATCAAAACGACTAATTCTTTCTTTCAAAGGTGGTAGCCATGGCCTTGGTAATGCTTTAATCTGTTGAGATAACGCTGTTTCATGAATTTCTTCAATTACTGCTTCTAGCTCCGTCCATTGTTGTTTCGGTAAGTCTTTATGTGTTAATCCACTTAGGTCTTCAGTTAACACTTCAAATTGACCAAGATCATTTATACTGTAAATTGTAAAATCTTCAACGTCTTCGACCAATTGATTTCCTTTGTATGTAGCTCCACTCCAAGCACTTTGGAACAGTTCATAAACTTCGTTATTCCCTACTTGTAAATAGGCCCTACCCGGTTGAGTAATATCAGCAGCATCTTTAGTTTTCAATACTTCGTTTGAATCACTTTCGTTTTGCACTTTTAAGGCCAATTTAAATTTCGAGTTAGACCAGATTTGGTCATCGACTACCCCACTTGGTTTTTGAGTTGCAAGAATTAAATGAATGCCAAGTGAACGACCAATCCGGGCAGTTGATACAAGTTCTTTCATAAATTCTGGTTGTTCAGCCTTTAACTCCGCAAATTCATCCGAAATAATAAAGAGCTCTGGCATCGGTTCTTTCACTTTATGGTCTTCATATAGCTTTTGATATTGATGAATATGATTGATTTCATTTTTGCCAAATATATGCTGTCTTCTTCTAAGTTCTGCTTTTATCGAAGCTAATGCACGCATGGATTGTGCACCATCTAAGTTTGTAATGACACCAAGTAAATGCGGTAAATCTTTGAATAGATTCGCCATTCCTCCACCTTTATAGTCAATTAAAAGAAAACCGATGTTGTATGGGTGGAAATTTGTGGCTAATGACAAAATATATGATTGAATAATTTCAGATTTACCAGAACCAGTTGTACCTGCTACAAGACCATGAGGACCATGTGCCTTTTCATGTAAGTTCAAAAATACGATATCATCCTTACCTCTAACCCCTAGTGGTACTGCTAGACTCTTATAGGGTTTGTGACTTTGCCATCTTGATGCTATTTGTAATTCTTGAACAGTTGTAATACCGTACATCTCCATAAATGTGATGCTTTCAGGTATACGAGTTTCTAAATTTTGAAGATGCTCATATGCAGCTAATCTTCTTGCTAGTTCTTCGAGTAAATCATCCGAAACATCTTGACTAAGTTCAAAGGTTTGCCTTTTTAGTTCCTCATTTTGAATAAATAACTCACCTGTTGTAGAATCTTTGATTCGAATTACAGTTGAAATATGCTCTGGTAATGATTCTAAAACATCTTGTACATAAATCACTGAAACACCTAATTCTCGGCAATCTTCTTGCAGTAATTCCATGATTGTATGATCCATGATTATTGTTTCATCTGTAATAACAATGACAAGTTGTGGGATAAAGGCACTTGCTTTTCTAGAGGAATTATTCTTTTCAACTTGTTGTTTACGATCTTTAAGTATTTGGTAAAGTGAGTTCATAACTTGATCTCTAGAGCGTTCATGATATACAAATGAGCGAACATTGATTGCTTGAAGACTTGCATGTGGAAGCCAACGCATCCAATCCCATTGTTTTTTTTCATGTTCCTTAAAAACCATGATCATTTGAACTTCATGGTAACTATGGAAAAATGCCAACTGTGCAATCATTTGTTTAAGCTGTTGAAGAACAAGTGGTCGTTTACCAATATACCCAACGGCTCCATTGACCAAATCTACTACAATTGGTACTTTTTCAATATGATTGTATTGATTTTCTAATTGAATGGCTTTTTCCATTAAAGGATCTTCTTCAAGCGTAAATTCCTCTTTATTTATCTTAATAGGATAACTAGCATCAACTTTTCCTTCACCTAAGCGATAAAACAAAAAATCATTATGAAATGGTGTTTTTTCATACATCCTTGCGGACTGCTTTCGTAGTAACTCCACTAACTCAGGTACAGAAGGATAATGATACAGAAGAGCATTATATTGGTCATTTTGAGCTTCATATAATTCCTTAGATTTTTCACGCAAATACGCGTTAAACTTTACATCCCGCTCTTTCATATCCTTTTTATACTTTTTGACATTTCGAATATAAGATAGAATGGCATATACTACTGTTACAATTGTCATAGACAACATAACAACAATATAAATTCCAGTTGGTCTGAAAATCGAAACAAGTAACATGGCAGCCATCATAACAAGAGGTGGTACTATAATTCTGCCTAATTGCTCACTAGGTTTTGTTGGACGTGACGGTGGTGTAGCAATCACTTTATCATCATCCGGTTGATGATATCTTACTCGTGGTGAGCGGTGATAGGTATTTTTATATTCAGGTAGTTTAGATGTAATAAGTGGTAACTGAATCTTGCAGCTATTTTCTGCACAAGTAATGATTAAAATATCGTCGTAAATGGACATTAGTATATTATTGATAAAAAGTAAATCTCCATCTTGAAAACTACCTTCAATTTCCTTTTTATTGTTCACATAGAATGGACCACGAATTACAGAAAACTTGTACTCCTGTTTTTTTACTTTTTGAATAATAATTCTGCCTGGAAGCTTAGATAGAACTGAATCATCATCTTCGTTTCCAATCGTCCAAAGTGGAGAATCCATTAAGTCATAATACCTGTCCTCTGCTCTTATTAAGGTCAAGCTGATAGATGAGATGACTTGTTTTTGATCAAATTCAAGCAAATCATTGTTAACGAATAATTCCTTTCCATTCCAATTGCATTGAATAGCCATTTGCAGAGAGGAAACGGTAATAGTCGCTTTTAAATCTGGACCAATCACTATTTGTTCTTGTTGCTGTTCTTTCAATTCATAACGATGAAAGGATTCGCCGTCTACTACTGTTAAAATATAGCGCACTATATTCACCTCCTACTCTTTGTTCTTTTTCTCTTCTATTTTCTTTGCCTCTTTTTGTTTCTTTTGATTTTCTAACTTTTGTTGTTCTGCTAGTTGTTCTTGCTTTTGTTTTTCTTCCATTACTTTTTGAGTTTCGGACTCAGCTTCCTTTTTCGCTGCTTCTTCTTTATCTTGGATTGCTTGCAATTCACTTTCGATTTCATTTAATTTTCGATCCTTTTTATCTTGATCCATAGTTGTATTCTTCTTCAGTTGGTTTTGATAAAGGATTAAACTATATTTTGTTAAATCATTTACATCCAAGCTATGTGCAAGTTTCAAACTTTCACTAAAATTATTTCGAGCAATATTAATCCAATAACTTAATAATCGATCATCAGAAATAGAGGCAATGGAATTTATTGAATTTGTTTTTTGTTCTTCTGTTAAACCACTCGTTTTTACACTCGAAATAGCATACATTTTTTTTATACTTTTTGGGAGCTGATCAAGGTTTAGTTCTTTTAATTGCTCTTTCACATCTACATAATTTTCATTTATAAATGATGCATTTGCTTCGTTATATAACTCTTCTATTGGAATTTTTGAGCTAAATGCATAAAGAACAAGTGATAACAGAATAATACTTAGGATTGACAAAGATAGAGTGGCAATTTTAAATCCTTTAAATTTGTTTTTAGAAACTTTTTGAAACTGTTTTAGCGTTTTCCTTTTTTCTTTTTCGTAATATTCAAATAGCAAAGATTGAAGGACTTCTATCTTTTCTGCTTGTTGTACAGCCTTTTCAAATGAAGTAGATGTTGCTCGAGTAAGTGCTCCCTTCATCAAATCTTCAAATTGATACTCAGTTGAAAATGTTGCAATTGCAATACATTTATACGCTTTAAGGAATTCATCAGTTGAATGATCTAGAGGTGGTAAGATATTTTTGATTCCTCTATATATCATAAAAGGCATTAAATTGAGGTCATAAACTAAATTATTTGGATTCAATATAACTGTTGTTCTTCCATTTAGGAGTTTTGAAAACCTGCCAATATTATAGAGTAAACGTAATTGATCAACTCTCTCTAATTTTTTGATATTGTCAAAAGATTGGAAGCCTTCTAATGTATATTCAAATTCAATCGTATCTCCAGCTACTCTTGCATCTAAAGGCAAAAAAATACTCGTATCCTGATTTAAAAGATGCAACTCATGTTCGGCTTGAATAGATGTTTCTGCAAGTGGCAGAGTCAAGATATGCTGATTCTCTTCTTTTTTCAAGGACAGCTCCATTTCACCGAATTTTAGTTTATTTTCCATGCATAATACCCCTTTTAGTTAGCTCATTTTCAACGATGAGGAGTTCACCATTTGAAATCGAACAATCTAGTAATTGATCTTCTGGTTGAAGTGTTATTTGTTTTAAAGGTAACCTAATAACACTATTACTATTAATTTGTTCTTGCAGACTTGTAGAAAGAGCGAATAATAACTGTTTTACGGTCATTTTCGTCGAAATGACCAAATCGTAGGTATTTCCACCAGACTTTGAAAAGTCAATTGTGATTCGTTTATGTTTATCCATTTGATTCACCTACATTTAGTTTCCTTAGTGATAAGAAAAGTCCTATGCATAATAGAATGATGATGATTGTAATCATAGTGATGAAGAGCCAGCGATCAGCTAAACTCTCCGTTTTTGAATTTTCCTGTTGTATATTAGTCACCGATAATTTCTCTTGAAATAACTGAATTGTAGCGGTTGATATATTTGTATTTGGGTTACCCATGTAATCTTTTTGAAATAGTGAATTTAATGTGTTTTTCTCCTGCATTTGTTCATTATGTTTTAAATAGTTTTCTACTTTAATACTGTCATCGGTAAAAAGATCATCTGTTCCTTCTACCAAATTATCTGTAGAATCATTTTTAGTCTTGTCTTCATTGATCCGATTAATATCAATTTTTAATTGTCCATTGTCTTCATTTGCTTGTGCAGGTAAACTTGGAAAAACGATTGCACAACAAATGATTAAAACCCCTATCCATTTATACTTCATTCGCATTCACTTCTTTCGGAGATATTCTCTTTAAAACAAATAAATTGAGAATAAAGAAAAGAATGGTAAGAATAAACATAATTCCGATTATTATCACTCCGCTACTAGTACCATTTATAATATTAGAAATATTATTTTCTAAATAATGTAGAGGTGATAAAAGTGAAACTTGATGAATAGTCTGTGATCGCTCAAAATCAAAACCAAGCGCTTCCGTAAAGAATAGGTACATACTGATTATGACTAAAATGATAAACATACCAATCATTTTGAATTGTCGTAATAAGTAAGTAGCAGCAAGAACTAGTAACGTCATTAATAAGGTTATAACTATCATCCAAATAACTGATGAAATCTCAATTTCCTTGTAAGCCATTAATGAAACTGTTCCCACTATTAACCCTTCGATTATAGCGATTGAAGTGGTAAACACAGAGATTGGGAAGTTTTTAGCATATAGACTTTGTTCTTCTGCATTTTCGAAATCTGATTTTTTAAATACAAACTGTTTAAATCCTGACATTACATAAGCAGTAAATAATGCTAAAAATGAAGCAATCACGATCAAATAAAATGTAGTTCTTGTATCACGCGTATTATCAATTGATTGCTTTGTCATATTAATTGGATTAGATAAGAAATCGTATAATTCCTCATTCGGTGCATTTCCAATTTTACTATTAGCTAATACATTGCTAAAATTCATCGCATAGTCATTATCATTTGATACTTTTTTCACTAAATCATTTGCTAACTGATCTGCTTTATTTGATAGTTCATGTCCACCACTTTTTATTTGTCTTGCTTTTTCATTGATCCCATCAAATGAATCAAATACAGAACTCGCTTGTAAATTAGCTGCTTCTGCTTCTTCAGCCACATTACTACTGTTTAAAAGTAAATCGCTTATTCCCCCATCTAAATCAATACTAACTTGCCCCTCTTTTTCATTGGTTTCTGCCACTAGTGAACTGGATTCAACTAATTGGTTACTCGTATCTTTCCATTGTTGCGCAACAGGAACAAGCTTTTTAATTTCATCATTTTGTTTTTTTGCGGTTACTGTTGCTTCTTCTGTTTGTTTAATTAGCGTTGGGAAATTTTTTAAGATGTTCGATATTTCTTCGTTATAACCTATTACTTTATTATTGATGGCTTTCAAATCCTCTGAGAGCTTTGCAGTTGTTTGCTCAATTAATGATTTTTTAACCATAGAAATGATAAATGCTTTCATACCTTTATTTGATAACGCATAATACAAAGAGTTAGTGTTTGAACTACCTATTTTTTCAAACGAACCGTTATTTAACTGTGAAAATTGGTCTGGATTTGTAACATCAATATCAAAATATAAACTAAATAGTGCTTGTAATCGTTGATAGTTCCAAATAGATTTAGCAACTTGATCTGGAATTTCCTCCTGTGTTGCTAGAGTTGATGTAATTTCATGATGAATAATTTCATTTGTAATTGTTTTTGTTTGGTTTGTATCATTTGATTTTGTTTCAACAGACTTAGTCTTTGCTTTTTGATTGTTCTGCTCTTCTTTCTTTATAATGGGTGTATTTTCATTTGTATTGTTTTTTGGGTTAACTTGCTCTTCTTTCTTTAACTCTAAGTTTTCATCTTTTTGAAGGCTTTGATCTTCAGTAGATTCAGCGGTATTATTTAGCTCTTTTTGAGAATTGTCTTCATTCTTTGAAACAGATATCCGCGTAATGTCATGATGGTTGACAGCAGTTATATTTTCTTCATGTTTTTTTAAAGTCCAACTCCAATTTAAAGGTGAAAAAATATCTACACTGTTATCAGCTAAAACAAATGTAGTAGAAACTTTTATTTTCCCCTTTGATATTGCCGGTAAATCAATAACGCCTGGCTCTATATTTAAAATTTTTCCATCTGGTAGTGTTAAAACAACATTCTTCGTAACAAATCCTTTTGGAGCATTAATGATTAGTATTCTATTACCAGCTTCTTGTGCCGGGATTTTCATTTCATCTGAAAATACAGTACCTTCTGTCATTAGTTTGTTTTTCATTTGCTCTATATAATACTGAATTGAAAATTGACCATCCGTTGAATAGGAATGATTTTTTTCTTTCGCATATTTCTTAGCTGCGAAAATTATTTTAGATAATTGATCTTTCGTTGATTCAGAAACGTCTAAATTTTTTACTTGTTCTTCATCCAAAGAAGGTAGTTGATCAATGGTTTGTAATATGTTGTTTTCAATATTTGTTTTAGGTGCTAAAAACAAAGTGTTGATTTTAGCTGTATTTTCTGGTGTAGATAATGCATCGTTTAAAGTTTCATTTACTAAATCAGAAACTTCTTTTGAAATGTCTTCATCAATTCTTTTCTTTAAAGATACAGTATATTGATTAATATTCTCTTGTGTCGAAGTTAAGTTGGTTGCAATATTAGATGTAACGAGAGACATATCCTTTTCAAGTTTTAGACTCAGCAATTTTTGTTCATCATTTATACTTTGGAGTTTTTCTTCTGCATTATCTACAGAGACTTGATCATTACTATCATTGATAAGATTCGTAAGATTGTTAAAAGTATCATTACCTTTCTCCAGATATTCTTGCATTGTCGCCATTATTTGGCTATTAGTTGAAGCACTGTCTAAACTGTCCTTTGCATTTTGTTGAAAAGTGTTTAACTCTTTGTTAAGTCCATTAAAAGCATCTTTTGTAAAATTGGTATTCTCATTAATTTGAGTTAAATTATTTGTATATTCTTTTATAGGATCATTGATTTTGGTGGCATATATTGAAGTTAATTGATCTTGTTTTTTTACTATGCTTTTTACATTTTTTTGAGCGGTCTGTAGGTTTCCAATTACACTTGCAAAAAAGACGTCAATAACTTTTTTATTAAAAGAATTTAATAATTCTCCGGCAATTTTTTGAGCCTGTGCTTTTGTAATTTCATTGTTTGATTCATTTAATTTATAAGAAAGTTTAATGGGTTCTGGACTTACATTGTCAATTGACAGTGCTCGTTTCGTAAAGTCGTTTGGAATAGTAATAGCCATGTTATAACGTTTATCTAAAATTCCATCCTCTGCTTCAGCAGCATCGACTAAATGAAATCTATGTGTATAATCGTTTTCTAAACTCTTTTTAAATTCTTCTCCAAAGTTGTATGTTTTGCCTTGATATTCTATGGGTTCATCTAGATTAACCACTGCAACGTCCATCTTGAAATCTGCTTTCTCTGTTTTGTCCTTTGTTACAGAAGAAAATGGTATGTATGCAATTATTCCTGCAAGAAGCAGAACTAAAACGATAAAAAGTGGCAAACGATTTTTTTTTGTCATTTCTACACCTCATTAAGTCTAATAAAGATAATAGGACCGTCGATTATTCAACGGTCCCTAAACTACTCAAAGTATATTAGTAGATATACTACTATTTGTGTCAATCGATTAGCGAACTGAACCTTCTTTGAATATACAATTTGGGTTATTGTAGTCCGAAGTTTTTAGAAAGCTGTAGGTCGTGTTGTTCTACCGCGTCAGCAGTGTGATCTAGTTGGTCCTTTATAGCAAAAAGTAGATCTCTAAAGCTCTCTACTTTTGGTCTTAATTGTTCAAATTGAGCATCGAATTGTTGAAAAGCTTTACCTTCCCATTCAGAACGCAATTGATTTTGCAATCCATTTAATTCACCTAACATGGTGTTAATTTGCTCACCACTTGAACCATATTTTCTCGCTCTATTTTTTAGTTCTTGTGGGGTCATACGAATTTGTCCTGCCACTATTACCAGCTCCTTATCACATTTAATTGTCATTCATATAAAATATTGGTATTTTGTTACAAAATTAGTTTATTTAAATAGAATTAGTTAGTCAATCCAAATTATATTGATATACCTTAAATCTCGAATTGAAATCAGATTGTTAAAACACATAGAATCCTTATATAGCAAGCTTAATGTAATATAATTAGAATGATTCTAAATATTAGCCAAAAGTACTTTTTTTAAAATTCAACTAAATTTAGTTTGTTAATTTAACTTTAAAAATGATAAATCATATCACTATTTCCTTAAAAACTTTAACATTATTTTACATTCGACAAATTCCAACAAGTTCAATTTAATTATTTGTCTATAAACTATTTGATTCTTTTTTCTTATTTAGATAATTCCCCTTCTATTCACTCTTTTTTAGTGTTTTATATTATATTTATATATTTTTTAATCTTTGATTAATAATTGGGAATAATTTCTCTCATTAATATAAAAAGCTATAGCCATTCTAAATATGACTATAGCCTTGGAAAATTATTATTTATAATAATTATTGTAGTTGTTTATATAATTGTTCTTGTAATTTAACCGACAGATACTTACGAGCTTCAGCTGTTGATATGTTCAATTCTGTTTGGACATTTTCATATCCAAGAACTACTTGAGCGCCATCTAAGTTTTCGGTAATCGATTCAATGAGATAATGTTGATCGAATAGCGCATTTAGTTGCGCAATCTCTGAAGCGACTTGCACATATTCAGACATAGACTCTCTCCTCTACTGCTGTTTAACTTCGCTTGAAGTTTTTTGCGTAATTTCAGGAACAAAAGATGGTTCTACATAAGGTTCAATCGTCCAGCTTTTTCCAACTGTTATTCCTAAATATTTACGATCATCTGGATCCAGTAATTCTTGTTGTGGATATTTTTTAAACCACCAATATTTTGCAAGAATATAATATAAAACAGCTCCCACGATAAAACCGATCAACGATGAATAGGTTGGGAAGATATTTGCAATAATCCCACCAATTATCCATGAAATCAATCCTGCTAGATTAAAGCCTCCTAAATATCTGAATTGGCCATTTGCTTCATATAGACCTTGAACATTAATACGTCTTCTACGCAATAAATAATAATCAGCAAATAGAATCCCTACAATGGATGTTAAGATTCCACCAATAATTAGAAGGACAGAATTTAGCATTTCAAATAAACTCCATGGTTGCGATAAAGTTCCGATTATACCGGCTATCACTACACCAACCCAGAAAGGCACGCGTGGACCACCGATATTTGAGAAAATCGTAGCTGCTGGGATTACATTTGCTGATGTATTTGTTGACCATTGCGCTAACACAATCATTAATAGAAGGATCGCTAAGATAAAACCACTTGCTGATTGTTGCAATGCATTAATCGGATCTGCTGATGCAACTGCCATATAACATACTCCACCTATGACAATCATAAACGTATTGACAATCGGCATTATGATTAAAGAACCTACAAGTTGAGTCTTATTACGTTTAAACCAATTTCTTTCATTGGCAGGTGCTTTAAAAAAGCGAGATAAGGTAGGCATATCTGCAGCAAGTGTTGCCCAAAAACCCATATTTGCCATTACCACAATCATAAAAGCCGTAAAGGTTGCCATACCTGTTGTTGGTGATTCCACCCAAGACCAAACGCTCTTTCCTGCCGCTTCTGCTTTATCTGCTAATGTTGCATACATCCAACAAGAAATTAAAATTATGATTGGAGCTGCTAAATCAGCAAATCGTTCGATGGATTTAATCCCCAATGATGTATTAAACAGTTGAAGTGCGGCAAATAAAAGAAAACAGAGGAACCAGTTATCGAAACCAAATAAAATATTTAAAATGCCATTAATGGCAAGTGCACCGAAGTACGTATTAATTCCAAACCAACATGATGCTGTGAATCCACGTGCTAATGAAGGCAAATGTGTTCCGATTGTACCAAAAGGCGCACGCATATATACGGGAAAAGAGAGACCGTGTTCAACACCAATATCACCTATCAGCACCATAAAAATTCCAATTAAAACAGATCCTACTAAAGTTGCGACAATTAAC
This window of the Rummeliibacillus pycnus genome carries:
- the esaA gene encoding type VII secretion protein EsaA, producing MTKKNRLPLFIVLVLLLAGIIAYIPFSSVTKDKTEKADFKMDVAVVNLDEPIEYQGKTYNFGEEFKKSLENDYTHRFHLVDAAEAEDGILDKRYNMAITIPNDFTKRALSIDNVSPEPIKLSYKLNESNNEITKAQAQKIAGELLNSFNKKVIDVFFASVIGNLQTAQKNVKSIVKKQDQLTSIYATKINDPIKEYTNNLTQINENTNFTKDAFNGLNKELNTFQQNAKDSLDSASTNSQIMATMQEYLEKGNDTFNNLTNLINDSNDQVSVDNAEEKLQSINDEQKLLSLKLEKDMSLVTSNIATNLTSTQENINQYTVSLKKRIDEDISKEVSDLVNETLNDALSTPENTAKINTLFLAPKTNIENNILQTIDQLPSLDEEQVKNLDVSESTKDQLSKIIFAAKKYAKEKNHSYSTDGQFSIQYYIEQMKNKLMTEGTVFSDEMKIPAQEAGNRILIINAPKGFVTKNVVLTLPDGKILNIEPGVIDLPAISKGKIKVSTTFVLADNSVDIFSPLNWSWTLKKHEENITAVNHHDITRISVSKNEDNSQKELNNTAESTEDQSLQKDENLELKKEEQVNPKNNTNENTPIIKKEEQNNQKAKTKSVETKSNDTNQTKTITNEIIHHEITSTLATQEEIPDQVAKSIWNYQRLQALFSLYFDIDVTNPDQFSQLNNGSFEKIGSSNTNSLYYALSNKGMKAFIISMVKKSLIEQTTAKLSEDLKAINNKVIGYNEEISNILKNFPTLIKQTEEATVTAKKQNDEIKKLVPVAQQWKDTSNQLVESSSLVAETNEKEGQVSIDLDGGISDLLLNSSNVAEEAEAANLQASSVFDSFDGINEKARQIKSGGHELSNKADQLANDLVKKVSNDNDYAMNFSNVLANSKIGNAPNEELYDFLSNPINMTKQSIDNTRDTRTTFYLIVIASFLALFTAYVMSGFKQFVFKKSDFENAEEQSLYAKNFPISVFTTSIAIIEGLIVGTVSLMAYKEIEISSVIWMIVITLLMTLLVLAATYLLRQFKMIGMFIILVIISMYLFFTEALGFDFERSQTIHQVSLLSPLHYLENNISNIINGTSSGVIIIGIMFILTILFFILNLFVLKRISPKEVNANEV
- the essB gene encoding type VII secretion protein EssB, with translation MENKLKFGEMELSLKKEENQHILTLPLAETSIQAEHELHLLNQDTSIFLPLDARVAGDTIEFEYTLEGFQSFDNIKKLERVDQLRLLYNIGRFSKLLNGRTTVILNPNNLVYDLNLMPFMIYRGIKNILPPLDHSTDEFLKAYKCIAIATFSTEYQFEDLMKGALTRATSTSFEKAVQQAEKIEVLQSLLFEYYEKEKRKTLKQFQKVSKNKFKGFKIATLSLSILSIILLSLVLYAFSSKIPIEELYNEANASFINENYVDVKEQLKELNLDQLPKSIKKMYAISSVKTSGLTEEQKTNSINSIASISDDRLLSYWINIARNNFSESLKLAHSLDVNDLTKYSLILYQNQLKKNTTMDQDKKDRKLNEIESELQAIQDKEEAAKKEAESETQKVMEEKQKQEQLAEQQKLENQKKQKEAKKIEEKKNKE
- the essA gene encoding type VII secretion protein EssA; this encodes MKYKWIGVLIICCAIVFPSLPAQANEDNGQLKIDINRINEDKTKNDSTDNLVEGTDDLFTDDSIKVENYLKHNEQMQEKNTLNSLFQKDYMGNPNTNISTATIQLFQEKLSVTNIQQENSKTESLADRWLFITMITIIIILLCIGLFLSLRKLNVGESNG
- a CDS encoding EsaB/YukD family protein is translated as MDKHKRITIDFSKSGGNTYDLVISTKMTVKQLLFALSTSLQEQINSNSVIRLPLKQITLQPEDQLLDCSISNGELLIVENELTKRGIMHGK
- the essC gene encoding type VII secretion protein EssC, with the protein product MRYILTVVDGESFHRYELKEQQQEQIVIGPDLKATITVSSLQMAIQCNWNGKELFVNNDLLEFDQKQVISSISLTLIRAEDRYYDLMDSPLWTIGNEDDDSVLSKLPGRIIIQKVKKQEYKFSVIRGPFYVNNKKEIEGSFQDGDLLFINNILMSIYDDILIITCAENSCKIQLPLITSKLPEYKNTYHRSPRVRYHQPDDDKVIATPPSRPTKPSEQLGRIIVPPLVMMAAMLLVSIFRPTGIYIVVMLSMTIVTVVYAILSYIRNVKKYKKDMKERDVKFNAYLREKSKELYEAQNDQYNALLYHYPSVPELVELLRKQSARMYEKTPFHNDFLFYRLGEGKVDASYPIKINKEEFTLEEDPLMEKAIQLENQYNHIEKVPIVVDLVNGAVGYIGKRPLVLQQLKQMIAQLAFFHSYHEVQMIMVFKEHEKKQWDWMRWLPHASLQAINVRSFVYHERSRDQVMNSLYQILKDRKQQVEKNNSSRKASAFIPQLVIVITDETIIMDHTIMELLQEDCRELGVSVIYVQDVLESLPEHISTVIRIKDSTTGELFIQNEELKRQTFELSQDVSDDLLEELARRLAAYEHLQNLETRIPESITFMEMYGITTVQELQIASRWQSHKPYKSLAVPLGVRGKDDIVFLNLHEKAHGPHGLVAGTTGSGKSEIIQSYILSLATNFHPYNIGFLLIDYKGGGMANLFKDLPHLLGVITNLDGAQSMRALASIKAELRRRQHIFGKNEINHIHQYQKLYEDHKVKEPMPELFIISDEFAELKAEQPEFMKELVSTARIGRSLGIHLILATQKPSGVVDDQIWSNSKFKLALKVQNESDSNEVLKTKDAADITQPGRAYLQVGNNEVYELFQSAWSGATYKGNQLVEDVEDFTIYSINDLGQFEVLTEDLSGLTHKDLPKQQWTELEAVIEEIHETALSQQIKALPRPWLPPLKERISRFDLEHQLLETTHLVAQIGMLDLPHEQLQKPFTLDFMKDGHVAIFASPGFGKSTMLQTIAMEIADHYTPEEVHFYLLDFGTNGLLPLSKLPHAADMIRLDEEQKMQKWIKRVSGIIKKRKKLLSEYGVPNSAMYKDLTHEVLPDIVIFIDVMDAVSESSLKDEFDELMTKIARDGVGLGIFLVLTASRQLAIRTPILINIKTQIALYMIDQTESRGIMGKSDVAIEEIAGRALIKLDDVTLMQVAMPANGEDDLQVSENLRSHIEHISRNWNGKIPAAIPMVPEHVTEEFFLALPSVKQSYVENRLPFAVDLENVEAVSLDFNSQQHLLVIADTERRFKQAYEAILYTIEHSTISPQLLIVDQVTAKFSSLKRDNYQYIQKPDDTTALIEQLLEAQQARQETYVEQREDGISSLREYIQQLSPIIVLFTDMEAINNQLSSTSQSQLAKVISEGANYGIHLIFGMNSQMTRSYDETSTAMKKLNTAISMVRLNDQSIVEVQRPYREKELSAYEAYMIRGNHTEKIKILSETKVGVL